The Geobacter sp. AOG2 genome includes a window with the following:
- a CDS encoding HEAT repeat domain-containing protein — MPRALKIDKSLRERRRIMRLLDFLKRDDLTGDQMERIGRRLQKSGKRALNPLVRKLWQEHNGTAIYRYTCMLDFFDTSAWMDQLIQITLQRKDLEEDGKLALLDLLHDSGIDVTAPPFASLTGYGAASLDGFIDDCLKDGERGLVRFIDNFLDVTDDFRERMIHRLAELNSPDAVALLEILLSFERPEIVKEAILALGRIKNGCALDVLTRAERHHEGDVADLIRRSIRRLSFMGIREPVELPQTFPMPLPFHEVQAGPIDFYGARSLWFSWKLDDSAFAALLILTGESDGLLNAVSYRMRDEKEYNLVFKDLINGEMLLPVSPGYAMSALREALHRSREQGFYLPPDFYVDMRLFRPDSLKPEAYIPRFSLNHLDGIVEKIPGYVTASNELLDDPSLEGWILSEPAVYDAAERFIALEEKDGVEGVTAEALEAEINRFCDEMIIPRRAEIIKRLLLTADYMQQTGSEDQAVQRALATALSLVGGFLPECRHPFIRRLVLDSVDTARQALAEGYDLRLEEGYSNDEE; from the coding sequence ATGCCCAGAGCCTTGAAAATTGACAAATCCCTGAGGGAACGGCGGCGGATCATGCGCCTGCTGGATTTCCTCAAGCGGGACGACCTGACCGGCGACCAGATGGAGCGCATCGGCCGGCGCCTGCAGAAATCGGGCAAACGGGCGCTCAACCCGCTGGTCCGCAAGCTGTGGCAGGAGCATAACGGCACCGCCATCTACCGTTACACCTGCATGCTGGACTTCTTCGACACCTCCGCCTGGATGGACCAATTGATCCAGATCACCCTGCAACGCAAGGACCTGGAGGAGGACGGCAAGCTGGCGCTCCTGGACTTGTTGCATGACAGCGGCATTGACGTCACGGCCCCTCCCTTTGCGTCGTTGACCGGATATGGCGCCGCATCCCTGGACGGATTCATCGACGATTGCCTCAAGGACGGCGAGCGGGGCCTGGTACGCTTCATCGACAATTTCCTGGACGTTACCGATGATTTCCGCGAACGCATGATCCACCGGCTGGCCGAGCTCAATTCCCCCGACGCCGTAGCCCTGCTGGAGATCCTGCTTTCCTTCGAGCGCCCCGAGATCGTCAAAGAGGCCATCCTGGCACTGGGACGGATCAAGAACGGTTGCGCTCTGGATGTGCTGACCAGGGCCGAACGCCACCACGAGGGCGATGTGGCCGACCTGATCCGGCGCAGCATCCGGCGGCTCTCCTTCATGGGCATCAGGGAACCGGTGGAACTGCCCCAAACATTCCCCATGCCGCTCCCCTTTCACGAAGTCCAGGCCGGCCCCATCGACTTCTATGGCGCACGTTCCCTCTGGTTTTCCTGGAAGCTGGACGATTCGGCCTTCGCCGCCCTGTTGATCCTGACGGGGGAGTCGGACGGCCTCCTGAATGCGGTCAGTTACCGCATGCGGGACGAGAAGGAGTACAACCTCGTCTTCAAGGATCTGATCAACGGCGAGATGTTACTCCCGGTCAGTCCCGGCTATGCCATGTCCGCCCTGCGGGAAGCCCTCCACCGCAGCCGCGAGCAGGGATTCTACCTGCCGCCCGACTTCTATGTGGACATGCGCCTGTTCCGCCCCGATTCGCTCAAACCCGAGGCCTACATCCCCCGTTTCAGCCTGAACCACCTGGACGGCATCGTCGAAAAGATCCCCGGCTACGTCACCGCCAGCAACGAACTGCTGGACGACCCGAGCCTGGAAGGGTGGATCCTGTCCGAGCCTGCCGTCTATGATGCCGCCGAGCGTTTTATCGCTCTGGAAGAGAAGGACGGTGTTGAAGGTGTGACGGCAGAAGCGCTGGAGGCCGAGATCAACCGCTTCTGCGACGAGATGATCATCCCGCGCCGCGCCGAGATCATCAAGCGGCTGCTTCTGACGGCAGACTACATGCAGCAGACCGGTAGCGAGGATCAGGCGGTCCAACGCGCCCTGGCCACTGCCCTCAGCCTGGTGGGAGGCTTCCTGCCCGAGTGCCGCCATCCCTTCATCCGGCGCCTGGTGCTGGACAGCGTGGATACCGCCCGCCAGGCGCTGGCGGAAGGGTACGACCTGCGGCTGGAGGAGGGCTATTCCAACGATGAAGAGTAA
- the gyrA gene encoding DNA gyrase subunit A: protein MLNAPTTPQNQISVNIEDEMKRSYMDYAMSVIIGRALPDVRDGLKPVHRRCLYAMYDMGNEYNKPYKKSARVVGDVIGKYHPHGDTAAYDTIVRMAQDFSLRYMLVDGQGNFGSVDGDSPAAMRYTEIRMRQLTHELLADLDKETVNMAPNYNDELLEPTVLPSKFPNLLVNGSTGIAVGMATNIPPHNLTEVIDGIIAVIHNPEISFEELLALVPGPDFPTGATIYGRQGIRDAYATGRGIIQIRAKAHVEVQKKSERQSIVITEIPYQVNKSKLVTSIADLAKEKKIEGITDLRDESDREGMRIVIEVKRDENAEVLLNQLYKHTQLQTSFGIIMIAIVHNRPRVLTLREMMDCFVDHRREVVTRRTNFELKKALARAHILEGLKIALDWLDAVIELIRESKTPPEAKQGLMEGRFADPEYLKRLDLPRPAGYEEAVQLTDIQAQAILEMRLQRLTGLERDKIVSEYEEVLAFIARLREILASDAEILKIIVAELTEIRDKFGDKRRSEIVDKTADITLEDTIEDEDMVVTISHTGYIKRSAVDLYRSQRRGGKGKTGMKTKEEDFVEQLFIASTKDYLLCFTDAGRMYWLKVYEIPEGSRTTKGKAVVNLVNVAMDEKITTILPVKEFSEDTFLFMATRNGVVKKTPLVEYSNVRSGGIIAVKLDEGDRLISVALTDGSKDVFLASKNGKAIRFNEGDARSMGRVTRGVRGMNLSDDDQVIGMEIVDNTAVGSTIFTVCENGYGKRTDLDEYRDQSRGGKGIITIKTTERNGSVVNVMQVADDNDLMVITDNGKILRVPVSGFSVIGRNTQGVRLITTEEKEKVVAVAKLAEKEEDEFEDEGENHSEG, encoded by the coding sequence ATGCTCAACGCTCCCACCACGCCGCAAAACCAGATATCCGTCAACATCGAAGACGAAATGAAGCGCTCCTACATGGACTATGCCATGTCGGTCATTATCGGCCGCGCCCTCCCGGACGTGCGCGACGGGCTCAAGCCGGTGCACCGGCGCTGCCTGTACGCCATGTACGACATGGGCAACGAATACAATAAACCTTACAAAAAATCGGCCCGCGTGGTCGGCGACGTGATCGGCAAGTACCACCCCCACGGCGATACGGCTGCTTACGACACCATCGTGCGCATGGCCCAGGACTTCTCGCTGCGCTACATGCTGGTGGACGGCCAGGGGAACTTCGGTTCGGTGGACGGCGATTCGCCCGCCGCCATGCGGTATACCGAGATCCGCATGCGCCAGCTCACCCACGAGCTCTTGGCCGACCTGGACAAAGAAACCGTCAACATGGCGCCCAACTACAACGACGAGTTGCTGGAGCCGACGGTCCTCCCCTCCAAGTTTCCCAACCTGCTGGTCAACGGCTCCACCGGCATCGCCGTCGGCATGGCCACCAACATACCGCCCCACAACCTGACGGAGGTGATCGACGGCATCATCGCCGTGATCCACAACCCCGAGATAAGTTTCGAGGAGTTGCTGGCCCTGGTGCCCGGCCCGGACTTCCCCACCGGCGCCACCATCTACGGCCGCCAGGGGATCAGGGATGCCTACGCCACCGGCCGCGGCATCATCCAGATCCGCGCCAAGGCCCATGTGGAGGTTCAGAAGAAATCGGAGCGCCAGTCGATCGTCATCACCGAGATCCCCTATCAGGTCAACAAGTCCAAGCTGGTCACCAGCATCGCCGACCTGGCCAAGGAGAAGAAGATCGAAGGGATCACCGACCTCCGCGACGAATCGGACCGCGAGGGGATGCGGATCGTCATCGAGGTCAAGCGGGACGAAAACGCCGAGGTGCTGCTCAACCAACTCTACAAGCACACCCAGTTGCAGACCTCCTTCGGCATCATCATGATCGCCATCGTCCACAACCGCCCCCGCGTTCTGACCCTGCGGGAGATGATGGACTGCTTCGTCGATCACCGCCGCGAGGTGGTGACCCGCCGCACCAACTTCGAACTGAAGAAGGCCCTGGCCCGGGCCCATATCCTGGAAGGCCTCAAGATCGCCCTGGACTGGCTGGATGCGGTTATCGAGCTGATCCGCGAGTCCAAGACCCCGCCCGAAGCCAAGCAGGGGCTGATGGAGGGACGGTTCGCCGACCCGGAATACTTAAAGCGCCTCGACCTGCCCCGGCCTGCCGGTTACGAGGAGGCGGTGCAGTTGACCGATATCCAGGCCCAGGCCATCCTGGAGATGCGCCTGCAACGCCTGACCGGTCTGGAGCGGGACAAGATCGTGTCCGAATACGAAGAGGTGCTGGCCTTCATCGCCCGCCTGCGGGAGATCCTGGCTTCCGACGCCGAGATCCTCAAGATCATCGTGGCCGAGTTGACCGAGATCCGCGACAAGTTCGGCGACAAGCGCCGTTCCGAGATCGTGGACAAGACCGCCGACATCACCCTGGAGGACACCATCGAGGATGAGGATATGGTGGTGACCATCTCCCATACCGGGTATATCAAGCGCAGCGCCGTGGACCTGTACCGCTCCCAGCGGCGCGGCGGCAAGGGCAAGACCGGCATGAAGACCAAGGAAGAGGATTTCGTCGAACAGCTCTTCATCGCCTCCACCAAGGACTACCTGCTCTGCTTTACCGATGCCGGCCGCATGTACTGGCTCAAGGTCTACGAGATTCCCGAGGGGAGTCGCACCACCAAGGGCAAGGCGGTGGTCAACCTGGTCAACGTGGCCATGGACGAAAAGATCACCACCATCCTGCCGGTCAAGGAATTCAGCGAAGACACCTTCCTGTTCATGGCCACCCGAAACGGCGTGGTCAAGAAGACGCCGCTGGTGGAGTATTCCAACGTGCGCAGCGGCGGCATCATCGCCGTCAAACTGGACGAGGGCGACCGCCTGATCTCCGTAGCCCTGACCGACGGCAGCAAGGACGTGTTCCTGGCCTCCAAGAACGGCAAGGCCATCCGCTTCAACGAGGGAGACGCCCGTTCCATGGGACGCGTGACCCGCGGCGTGCGCGGCATGAACCTGTCCGACGACGACCAGGTCATCGGCATGGAGATCGTGGACAATACCGCCGTCGGTTCCACCATCTTCACGGTCTGCGAGAACGGCTACGGCAAGCGCACCGACCTGGACGAATACCGCGACCAGAGCCGCGGCGGCAAGGGAATCATCACCATCAAGACCACCGAGCGCAACGGCAGCGTGGTCAACGTCATGCAGGTGGCCGACGACAACGACCTCATGGTGATCACCGATAACGGCAAGATCCTGCGGGTGCCGGTCTCCGGTTTCTCGGTGATCGGCCGCAACACCCAGGGCGTGCGCCTGATCACCACCGAAGAGAAGGAAAAGGTGGTGGCCGTGGCCAAACTTGCCGAGAAGGAAGAGGACGAGTTCGAGGATGAGGGTGAAAACCATAGCGAGGGGTGA
- a CDS encoding capsule assembly Wzi family protein yields the protein MLKCYSVLSLCMLILFCPQVFCPQASAATLSSANIPLDSPVYLYLEKLAGFGLITSDVKGLKPFSKVEAARLALEAETNLESGTAGAPAFARELIDRTRDLLPREVSLQKDPTRRPQVIDFNPMASFRIRYLYLDGAPRDYVRLVHDPGNDGVFGIGSGLRPATPTSVVTQVGYEGTPLSENNDGVVYHRGHNGELRWAAEGYVSDKATALIEPMLLASGTGTGIRLNRGYLKVGGGALELELGKDENWLGLGYRGSITLTNNAENLTMAKLSSPEPFRVGWLSWLGNLKYALILSQLDKTVTDGQERQPWFYAVKLSSKPTENLEIGFNLGRQQGGTGVSNSFGDNLRGLIGGTGADNSNGLAGFEMRYRIPWLRNTELYGEFSGEDTASFWPIVESYLAGFFVPNLTADGKNDFRFEFFQGNQILYTNGTFPEGFLYKGLPLGHSQGGATQDFFTRYSHWFGVRNNLALEYFYTNRGMVGRVSGQAIERKHAGRIFWTVPVYGDVDAQMEYGVEKINNLNLVDGAERTNQLFKMELRYRY from the coding sequence ATGCTCAAGTGCTATTCGGTCTTGTCCTTATGCATGCTTATACTCTTCTGCCCCCAGGTCTTCTGTCCCCAGGCATCCGCCGCTACACTCTCCTCCGCCAACATCCCTCTGGATAGCCCGGTCTACCTCTACCTGGAGAAACTTGCCGGATTCGGCCTGATTACCAGTGATGTGAAAGGACTGAAACCTTTCAGCAAGGTCGAGGCGGCCCGACTGGCATTGGAGGCGGAGACGAACCTGGAATCCGGCACGGCCGGGGCGCCGGCCTTTGCACGGGAACTGATTGACCGCACCCGTGATCTGCTCCCCCGCGAGGTTTCCCTGCAAAAGGATCCCACCCGCAGACCGCAAGTTATCGACTTCAACCCGATGGCATCGTTCAGGATCCGCTACCTGTACTTGGACGGGGCACCGCGAGACTACGTACGACTTGTGCACGATCCGGGTAACGATGGCGTGTTCGGCATTGGGTCGGGCCTGCGTCCGGCAACGCCCACCTCCGTTGTGACACAGGTGGGCTACGAAGGTACGCCGTTGTCCGAGAACAACGATGGGGTCGTTTACCATCGAGGACATAATGGCGAGCTGCGGTGGGCTGCCGAGGGATATGTCAGCGACAAGGCGACTGCGCTGATCGAACCGATGTTGCTTGCTTCGGGAACGGGTACCGGCATACGGCTCAACAGGGGCTATCTCAAGGTCGGAGGAGGTGCTCTCGAACTGGAACTCGGCAAGGACGAGAACTGGTTGGGACTGGGCTATCGCGGCAGCATAACCCTAACCAACAATGCGGAGAACCTGACCATGGCCAAACTCTCCAGCCCGGAACCGTTCCGTGTCGGCTGGCTTTCCTGGCTCGGCAACCTGAAATATGCCTTGATTCTCTCCCAATTGGACAAGACCGTCACCGATGGTCAGGAACGCCAGCCCTGGTTCTATGCCGTAAAACTGAGTTCCAAGCCGACCGAAAATCTCGAAATCGGCTTCAACCTTGGGCGGCAACAGGGGGGAACGGGGGTGAGCAACAGCTTTGGCGATAACCTTCGAGGTTTAATCGGCGGGACCGGCGCCGACAATTCCAACGGATTGGCCGGTTTCGAGATGCGCTACCGCATACCGTGGCTGCGCAACACAGAACTGTACGGCGAATTTTCCGGCGAAGATACCGCCAGCTTCTGGCCTATCGTGGAAAGCTATCTTGCGGGTTTTTTTGTACCTAATCTGACGGCTGATGGCAAAAACGATTTTCGTTTCGAATTTTTCCAAGGTAACCAGATACTCTACACGAACGGCACTTTCCCTGAAGGTTTTCTCTACAAGGGACTGCCGCTGGGCCATTCCCAGGGTGGCGCCACCCAGGATTTTTTTACCCGTTATAGCCACTGGTTCGGGGTACGCAACAATCTGGCCCTGGAGTATTTTTACACCAACCGCGGCATGGTCGGCCGCGTATCCGGCCAAGCTATCGAACGTAAGCATGCCGGTCGCATCTTCTGGACCGTGCCGGTCTACGGAGATGTGGATGCCCAGATGGAATATGGGGTTGAAAAGATCAACAACCTGAACCTGGTGGATGGTGCAGAACGGACGAACCAGTTGTTCAAGATGGAGCTGCGCTATCGCTATTGA
- a CDS encoding MraY family glycosyltransferase, with translation MANITLFYIFFSALMTSVLLTPSLSHLAIHVGGIDTPDERKIHCNETPRLGGIAIFCAFLFSVLFFTDIDRQIKAFLVGAVVIFLTGLADDITGLRPRNKLIGEILAATMAIVSGGIHLSTLGNPLGIGEILLGPLATPFTIFAVVGVMNAINLIDGLDGLAGGTSAVACLAFGMLAWKVGNYNLLLLLVALLGAIIGFLRYNTYPANIFMGDAGSLFLGYCMGFFPVMLLNASGGAVSPVAPLMILGVPILDTLVVMCGRKLHGKSISCPDKTHIHHRLLKLGFGHRFSVLFIYGLSYLLAACALLMHGVRDSIQFSVLVVFCIVLYPALRGLAKLESTQLFLNLKKDKSLRNTETCRTIVKYSHALLVVVKYLLLLILLLVIFVKPNYPAKIAWGAGLLVLCMSLVWMPNSGWGNSLLKSVIYCSGLVSIFIIENYGRQSTFAGLNLLWVSHGLFAILFVTVGIKIVLRNLAGELITSPFEYLILFIVVAVPLLPSDFTARFHLMSVAAKSVIMFVAYLLILIRQARHNRKILVATFISLLILVVRQAFGL, from the coding sequence ATGGCCAACATCACCCTGTTTTATATATTCTTTTCCGCCCTTATGACCTCCGTCCTTCTGACCCCTTCCCTCTCTCATTTAGCGATTCATGTCGGCGGTATCGACACACCGGACGAACGAAAAATTCATTGTAACGAAACCCCTCGTTTGGGCGGCATTGCCATCTTCTGTGCATTTCTTTTCTCTGTTCTATTTTTTACTGATATCGACCGTCAAATCAAGGCGTTTCTGGTAGGGGCCGTGGTGATTTTTCTGACCGGGCTTGCTGATGACATTACCGGCTTAAGACCTCGCAACAAGCTGATTGGCGAGATACTTGCCGCCACCATGGCAATCGTTTCAGGTGGCATACACTTGTCGACACTTGGCAACCCTCTTGGCATTGGTGAAATTCTGTTGGGCCCTCTTGCTACCCCCTTCACGATTTTTGCCGTAGTTGGAGTTATGAACGCCATCAACCTCATAGATGGCCTAGATGGTCTGGCAGGGGGGACTTCCGCTGTCGCCTGCCTTGCGTTTGGTATGCTGGCCTGGAAGGTGGGGAACTACAACCTTTTGCTATTACTGGTTGCCTTGCTCGGAGCTATTATTGGCTTTCTGCGCTACAACACCTATCCTGCCAACATTTTCATGGGTGATGCAGGGAGTCTTTTTTTAGGCTATTGCATGGGTTTTTTCCCTGTTATGCTATTGAATGCGTCAGGAGGCGCCGTTTCTCCTGTCGCCCCTCTCATGATCCTGGGCGTACCCATTCTGGATACATTGGTTGTCATGTGTGGCCGCAAACTACACGGAAAGAGTATTTCCTGCCCAGACAAGACCCATATTCATCACCGTTTGCTGAAGCTTGGGTTTGGTCATCGTTTCTCCGTGCTGTTTATTTATGGATTATCCTACCTGCTGGCTGCCTGCGCCCTCTTGATGCATGGTGTTCGTGATTCTATCCAGTTTTCTGTTCTGGTTGTTTTTTGTATCGTTTTGTACCCTGCACTGAGGGGCTTAGCCAAACTGGAATCGACACAACTATTTTTAAACCTGAAGAAAGACAAATCACTACGGAATACGGAAACATGCCGTACCATAGTAAAATACAGCCATGCTCTTTTGGTGGTTGTGAAATACCTCTTACTTTTGATACTTTTACTGGTCATTTTTGTTAAACCAAACTATCCGGCAAAAATTGCGTGGGGGGCAGGCCTACTCGTACTATGTATGTCGCTAGTTTGGATGCCCAACAGCGGTTGGGGCAATTCTTTGCTGAAATCGGTCATTTATTGCAGTGGGCTGGTCAGTATATTTATTATCGAAAACTATGGCCGACAGAGTACTTTTGCCGGGCTTAACCTCCTCTGGGTTTCTCATGGTTTGTTCGCCATTCTGTTTGTTACTGTGGGAATAAAAATTGTTTTACGCAACCTGGCAGGAGAGCTGATAACGAGCCCTTTTGAATACCTTATTTTATTTATTGTGGTAGCCGTACCATTGTTGCCTTCTGATTTTACCGCCAGATTTCATTTGATGAGTGTTGCCGCCAAGTCGGTGATCATGTTTGTCGCCTATTTGCTGATTCTCATACGGCAGGCTCGACATAACCGCAAAATTCTGGTGGCAACCTTTATAAGCTTGCTAATTTTGGTGGTGCGGCAGGCTTTTGGGTTATAG
- a CDS encoding glycosyltransferase, with protein MKILHLTPDLNFAIKFVLPIAEIQSVDGNQVTICTHSNEYQTSAQALESIQLEYHQIRFIKLNLKFQLNAFAYFRLVISLVRELKLIEPDVIISHTSLDSFIPLIVSRFATNAKLVYFNHGVPFLGYDFPLRMVFKLIEFINLRIAHLTLTIGESMRACLAPLASNNKRVVFVPPGSACGIRLIASDYEQIVKMRRETRHARGITNDERVVVYVGRPVKRKGYFDLLEAWDAFKDKSNYRLILVGPAEADMIRLNKRPSSNVYFLGYQSDPTPFYLIADVLCIPSHHEGLGYCYIEASAAGCVPICSKIPGPTDFVKHGETGMTCRTGDLQSIADSIFVVLADKQLRERLARNAFLHALSYERTSLAPKISSAIQQ; from the coding sequence ATGAAAATTCTTCACCTAACGCCTGACCTCAACTTTGCGATTAAATTCGTGCTTCCGATTGCGGAGATTCAATCCGTAGACGGCAACCAAGTGACTATTTGCACGCACAGTAACGAATATCAGACATCCGCGCAGGCTCTCGAATCTATTCAGTTAGAGTATCACCAGATTCGGTTCATTAAACTGAACCTTAAGTTCCAGTTAAACGCCTTCGCTTATTTTCGGTTAGTAATCAGCCTAGTTCGAGAACTGAAACTAATCGAGCCGGATGTAATTATTTCGCATACATCTTTGGACTCGTTCATTCCACTGATCGTTTCTCGCTTTGCCACAAACGCAAAGTTGGTGTATTTTAATCATGGGGTACCATTTCTCGGATACGACTTTCCATTGCGCATGGTTTTCAAGCTTATTGAGTTCATCAATTTGCGGATAGCCCATCTCACGCTTACGATTGGTGAATCAATGAGGGCATGCTTAGCGCCTCTGGCGTCAAATAACAAAAGAGTTGTTTTTGTCCCCCCCGGATCTGCATGCGGTATTCGATTAATTGCTTCTGACTACGAACAGATCGTCAAGATGCGCAGAGAAACTCGTCACGCACGTGGAATAACGAATGATGAGAGAGTTGTTGTTTACGTAGGGCGACCGGTTAAAAGAAAAGGTTACTTCGACCTACTCGAAGCATGGGATGCATTTAAGGATAAAAGTAATTATCGACTAATACTAGTAGGTCCAGCTGAAGCTGACATGATTAGATTGAATAAACGTCCATCTTCAAATGTTTATTTTCTAGGATACCAATCTGACCCAACGCCATTCTATTTGATAGCTGATGTGCTATGTATTCCGTCCCATCATGAGGGATTGGGATATTGTTACATTGAGGCTTCTGCCGCGGGTTGCGTTCCGATTTGTTCCAAAATACCAGGGCCCACTGACTTCGTTAAACATGGCGAAACCGGAATGACTTGTAGAACAGGTGACCTACAGTCAATTGCAGACTCGATATTTGTAGTGCTCGCTGACAAGCAACTTCGGGAGCGTCTGGCCCGAAATGCTTTTTTGCATGCCCTCAGCTACGAGAGAACCTCGCTTGCACCGAAAATTAGTTCCGCTATTCAACAATAG
- a CDS encoding glycosyltransferase family 2 protein — translation MYNIPRFRDDVSVIVPVYNAGVALIDALDSIRKQTLQPAVVHIVDDQSPSDDADLARTYIAEHQIKGWYVHKLHKNLGAGGARDFGIRNSTTEYIALLDADDLWLPDHLASAFGVIDKFDLALFGGRTHKLSRGEHVPSKTEEEHITQICLNILLLKCYFLTSTVVLKRASYLDCGGFLPGLRLSEDYSLWLRFAANLNNRCAVSNLVHALYRDSDTTTTRRLSRNHWAHECAELANFRYLHNKEIISSAQLMLSSGFSFLKYIRRLLTHH, via the coding sequence ATGTATAATATACCAAGATTTAGAGATGATGTTTCGGTGATTGTTCCTGTATACAATGCAGGAGTAGCTTTGATTGATGCTTTGGATTCAATCCGAAAACAGACGCTTCAGCCTGCTGTTGTACATATAGTCGACGATCAGTCACCATCAGATGATGCTGACCTTGCCCGCACTTATATCGCCGAGCACCAAATTAAAGGGTGGTATGTACATAAGCTACATAAAAACTTGGGTGCAGGCGGTGCGCGTGACTTTGGGATTCGTAACAGCACGACCGAGTACATTGCACTTTTAGATGCCGACGACTTATGGCTGCCTGATCATCTCGCTAGCGCGTTCGGCGTTATTGATAAGTTCGATCTAGCATTATTCGGTGGTCGGACGCACAAACTGAGTCGCGGCGAACATGTTCCTTCCAAAACAGAGGAAGAGCACATCACCCAAATCTGTCTCAATATCCTTCTTCTGAAGTGCTACTTCCTTACATCAACGGTAGTTCTGAAGCGAGCAAGCTATCTGGATTGTGGTGGCTTCTTGCCAGGCCTTAGGCTTTCGGAGGATTACTCGCTTTGGCTTCGATTTGCGGCAAACTTAAATAATCGCTGTGCTGTTAGTAATTTGGTGCATGCACTATACAGGGACAGCGACACTACCACCACCAGACGTTTGTCGAGGAATCACTGGGCACACGAATGTGCCGAACTTGCGAATTTCAGATATTTGCACAATAAGGAAATCATCAGTTCTGCTCAACTGATGCTGTCCTCGGGGTTTTCGTTTTTGAAGTACATTAGGAGACTGCTCACGCATCATTAG
- a CDS encoding bifunctional 2-polyprenyl-6-hydroxyphenol methylase/3-demethylubiquinol 3-O-methyltransferase UbiG: MADTFEDYHLIKGWNKDEFASSSNSSLLEAYASLLKAYIPGSIPAALDFGFGNGEMLQTFKKLHVEEIYGIEANTVLIELARQSGIRAYNSVSEIAVSLEGKLDVITAMHVMEHIEFGALENLFDQFSKFIRPGGYLIAAFPNGESPFSSYSFHSDPTHTTFLTREKCRILALNKPLALVAYKAFPSIGRHSKKIRTQLLSAFREIGENFIYFVLSKFIFGNDNILMNPIAVAVWKNTTTTCTSINHN; the protein is encoded by the coding sequence ATGGCCGACACCTTTGAAGACTATCATTTGATTAAAGGTTGGAATAAGGATGAGTTTGCGTCATCCAGCAATTCATCACTACTCGAGGCGTATGCGAGCTTGCTCAAGGCGTACATCCCTGGTTCGATACCAGCCGCGCTTGACTTCGGATTCGGCAATGGAGAAATGCTTCAGACCTTTAAAAAATTGCACGTTGAGGAGATTTACGGCATCGAGGCGAACACAGTTTTGATTGAACTAGCAAGGCAATCAGGAATCAGGGCCTATAATTCTGTTTCAGAAATTGCTGTTAGTCTTGAGGGAAAACTCGATGTAATAACAGCCATGCATGTAATGGAACATATAGAATTCGGGGCATTGGAAAATCTATTTGATCAGTTTAGCAAGTTTATCAGGCCTGGCGGCTACTTAATTGCCGCATTCCCGAACGGTGAATCACCGTTCTCCAGCTATTCTTTTCACAGCGATCCCACGCATACAACCTTTCTAACTCGAGAAAAATGCCGAATTCTTGCGTTAAATAAACCACTCGCATTAGTGGCCTACAAAGCATTTCCCTCGATTGGTCGACATTCAAAAAAAATTCGTACACAACTTTTGTCTGCTTTCAGAGAGATTGGAGAAAATTTTATCTATTTTGTACTGTCTAAATTTATCTTTGGAAATGATAACATTCTAATGAATCCGATCGCCGTCGCGGTCTGGAAAAACACGACTACTACATGCACAAGCATAAATCATAATTAA
- a CDS encoding class I SAM-dependent methyltransferase, producing MFFPKRIKKIRPGDRVLEIGPGSMPFPRANEFLEYDFDAGDIIRQRGDVHEGPDYGGRKVTRYKGNRLPFRDGEFDYVIASHVIEHVDDPALFLDEICRVGGGGYLEFPLPTYEYLYDFDVHKHFIWFDSDADVIKFLPKSETGLDSFSVVTNSLKQGLTAGWDDLVASNLDNFFAGIEFSEGLKAVKAQGLGEFDPLAFQSLGVLSKGIKKVLRFL from the coding sequence ATGTTTTTCCCAAAACGTATCAAGAAAATCAGACCGGGGGATAGAGTCTTGGAGATAGGGCCGGGGTCAATGCCATTTCCACGTGCAAACGAGTTTCTTGAATATGACTTCGATGCTGGCGACATCATCCGTCAGCGTGGCGATGTCCATGAGGGGCCCGATTACGGGGGGAGAAAGGTGACTCGATACAAGGGGAATCGACTGCCCTTTCGAGATGGCGAATTTGATTACGTGATTGCATCCCATGTGATTGAACATGTGGACGATCCGGCTCTTTTTCTGGATGAAATTTGCCGAGTGGGGGGGGGAGGATATCTGGAGTTCCCACTGCCAACATATGAATATCTTTATGATTTTGATGTACATAAACATTTCATATGGTTCGATTCTGATGCAGATGTTATCAAATTTCTTCCGAAAAGCGAAACAGGACTGGATTCTTTTAGCGTTGTTACAAACAGCTTGAAACAAGGACTTACAGCAGGCTGGGATGACTTGGTTGCTTCGAATCTGGATAACTTTTTCGCCGGGATTGAGTTTTCCGAAGGACTCAAAGCTGTCAAAGCGCAAGGATTGGGTGAGTTCGATCCACTCGCGTTCCAGTCGTTAGGGGTTTTGAGCAAGGGTATCAAGAAAGTCTTGAGATTTTTATGA